A region from the Spirochaetae bacterium HGW-Spirochaetae-1 genome encodes:
- a CDS encoding phosphohydrolase, giving the protein MPDKMYDKTGSELETTIINKSLDFARDRMKSLHASHGWDHVQRVIRNAEHIAATELQADAFIVRTAAILHDIARDEQDRAGGTLCHAELGSAEAEKFLLSEGLDPDRARHIARCILSHRYRKERKPESIEAMILYDADKLDSIGAIGIGRAFLFAGEVGARLHNSEVDISRTASYSEEDTAYREFMVKLRTVKDKMLTDEGRRLAQERHDFMIDYFRRLDEEVKGEL; this is encoded by the coding sequence ATGCCCGATAAAATGTACGATAAAACCGGCTCCGAATTGGAAACCACCATCATAAACAAATCCCTTGACTTCGCCCGGGACCGGATGAAAAGCCTTCATGCCAGTCACGGCTGGGACCACGTGCAGCGCGTAATCCGCAACGCGGAACACATAGCAGCCACGGAACTTCAGGCCGATGCTTTCATTGTTAGAACCGCCGCCATACTCCATGATATCGCCCGGGACGAACAGGACCGTGCCGGCGGCACCCTATGTCATGCCGAACTGGGAAGTGCCGAGGCGGAAAAATTCCTGCTCTCTGAAGGACTGGACCCGGATCGCGCCCGCCACATCGCCCGTTGCATTCTCTCCCACCGCTACCGCAAAGAGAGGAAACCTGAATCCATTGAGGCCATGATACTCTATGATGCCGACAAGCTCGATTCCATCGGCGCCATCGGCATCGGCAGGGCTTTCCTCTTCGCCGGAGAAGTGGGCGCGCGTCTCCACAATTCCGAAGTGGACATATCCCGCACGGCATCATACAGCGAGGAGGACACGGCGTACCGGGAATTCATGGTTAAACTCCGTACGGTTAAGGACAAGATGCTCACCGATGAGGGACGCCGCCTTGCACAGGAGCGCCACGACTTCATGATTGATTATTTCAGGAGACTCGACGAAGAAGTTAAGGGAGAGCTCTGA
- a CDS encoding methyl-accepting chemotaxis protein: MKNFKLQTKLSAGFGAVLLLLITITAVTFYGINAMISNQEEIMMSNKLQAQLKQREIEHIEWTLNLQRLLLERDTSGKIETDPHQCAFGKWYYGDERIHAEKQFPLLKETLKNIESHHNRLHESATAIIKELGAGTGKHDWAVRQYSTVTRTSLIEVRRNISEMNKLITGKIDSINTTSRDNSRKSLAGIIILSLIALAAGVIITLLITRSITGPVFQLVEVSKRLAQGDFSAWEATSAGDEIGELSRQFSSLIGKLREILIQIKEGTYTVASASTQISSTAQMLSSGANEAASNVEEITSSLEEIGAGISQNAGNSKATDEIARQSAIKAEEGGHAVEETVKAMNRISEKIRLIEDIAYQTNLLALNAAIEAARAGEHGRGFAVVAGEVRKLAEKSQVASQEISGLADSSVDVAERAGRLINEIMPDIKKTAELVKSITLSSEEQDSGVIQINLGMSQLNEVTQHTASSSEELAATAENLNAQADHLQQLLSFFSIESEKNNKTDHRLKIEAERLSHKD, from the coding sequence ATGAAAAATTTTAAATTGCAAACAAAATTGTCCGCCGGTTTCGGCGCAGTCCTTCTGCTTTTAATCACCATAACCGCCGTAACTTTTTACGGCATAAATGCGATGATCTCCAACCAGGAGGAGATCATGATGAGCAACAAGTTACAGGCTCAGCTGAAGCAGCGCGAAATAGAACATATAGAATGGACACTCAATCTGCAACGGCTTTTACTTGAACGGGACACTTCGGGGAAAATAGAGACCGATCCTCATCAATGTGCCTTTGGCAAATGGTATTACGGTGACGAACGGATACATGCTGAAAAACAGTTCCCCCTTCTAAAGGAAACCCTGAAAAACATAGAATCGCACCACAACAGGCTTCATGAAAGCGCAACGGCAATTATAAAAGAACTTGGCGCCGGGACAGGGAAGCATGACTGGGCCGTCCGCCAATATTCCACTGTTACCCGAACAAGTCTTATTGAAGTACGCCGGAATATCTCCGAGATGAACAAGCTCATCACCGGGAAGATTGACTCAATCAATACCACTAGCAGGGACAATTCCCGGAAAAGTCTGGCAGGAATAATCATCCTCTCCTTGATTGCCCTCGCTGCCGGAGTAATCATCACCTTACTGATCACACGAAGTATCACCGGTCCCGTATTCCAACTGGTAGAAGTATCCAAGAGGCTGGCCCAGGGAGATTTTAGCGCATGGGAAGCTACATCAGCGGGTGATGAAATCGGAGAGCTTTCCAGACAATTTTCATCGCTAATCGGAAAACTCAGGGAAATATTGATACAGATCAAAGAAGGGACCTATACGGTTGCCAGCGCGTCAACACAGATCAGCTCTACCGCACAAATGCTTAGTTCGGGAGCGAATGAAGCGGCGTCCAATGTTGAAGAGATCACCTCATCACTGGAGGAAATAGGCGCAGGCATATCACAAAACGCCGGGAACTCTAAAGCTACCGATGAGATCGCCCGGCAAAGCGCTATAAAGGCAGAAGAGGGCGGACACGCCGTGGAGGAAACGGTAAAGGCCATGAACCGGATTTCCGAGAAGATTCGTCTTATCGAAGACATTGCCTACCAGACCAACCTGCTTGCCCTGAACGCCGCCATTGAAGCAGCCAGGGCCGGAGAACATGGCAGGGGATTTGCCGTTGTTGCCGGTGAAGTGAGAAAACTCGCTGAAAAAAGCCAGGTTGCGTCACAGGAAATAAGCGGTCTTGCCGATTCCAGCGTTGACGTTGCCGAACGGGCCGGTCGCCTGATTAACGAGATTATGCCGGATATAAAGAAGACTGCTGAACTGGTTAAAAGTATAACCCTTTCCTCGGAGGAACAGGATTCAGGAGTAATACAGATCAATCTCGGCATGAGTCAGCTGAATGAAGTAACCCAGCATACGGCTTCTTCATCAGAAGAGCTTGCTGCTACGGCCGAAAACCTGAATGCACAGGCCGACCATCTTCAGCAGCTCCTGAGCTTTTTCAGTATAGAGTCGGAAAAAAATAACAAAACCGATCACAGGCTTAAAATAGAAGCAGAACGATTATCACATAAAGACTAA